Sequence from the Methanococcoides methylutens genome:
TACGTCCTGGTCCAAGCAGGAGGAGCACCGAGATATCCAAAGTAAGTGGAGAGGCATTCGAACCTGTTGTTATGAAACAGTTTTACCCATCAGCTGTTATTGATGTGTTCGCAGAGGTCCTTCAGGCCGATGCCGGAACAAGAACAGCTGCGATCAATGCTGCAACACTTGCATTGGTGGATGCCGGTATCCCTATGAAGGGACTGGTGGCTGCCTGTGCTGTCGGTAAGGTGGATGGTCAGCTTGTGATCGATCTTAATAAACCTGAGGACAACTATGGTGACGCTGATCTGCCTATTGCAATGACTGAAGATGGTGAGATAACTCTCTTACAGATGGACGGAAACCTGACTGTTGAGGAGATCAACAAGGGTGTCGAGATGGTCAAGGCAGGCTGTGAGCAGATATTTGCAATACAGAAAGCTGCTCTTCTGGAAAAGTTCGGAACTGCTGAAGAGGATGAGGTCCTTGAAGACGCTGGGCTTCAGGCTGAGATATCCTCCGAGGAAAATGTTTCTGAAGCTGTTGAAGAAGTAGAGGAGCTTGTAGAAGAGGCTGCTGCAGAGGAGACCGAAGTCCCTGAAGACGAAGAGGTCGAAGAAGCTGAAACCATGTTCGAAGAAGACGTCGCTGAATTTGAAGATGATGAGGAAGAGAACGGAGAAGAGCTCGAAGTAGTAGTGACAGAAGTAAGTGAAGAAGAAATCACTTCAGAGTCAGAGGACATTGAGTCCAATGAGGAAGAGGGTGACAAATATGAGCAATGAAGCTGTATCAAGGCTGAAAAAAGATTTTATTTTCAATCTGGCTCTCAAGGGTCAGCGTGAGGACGGTCGTGCATTCGATGAGATGCGTGACATCAAACTTGAGACCAATGTTATAGACAAAGCAGAAGGTTCTGCAAAGGTCTGCTACGGCGATACCCAGGTTATTGTAGGTGTAAAGCTTCAGGTCGGTACACCTTTCCCGGATTCTGCTGATAAAGGTGTCATAATCACCAGCATGGAATTGAACCCGATCGCTTCACCAGACTTTGAGGCAGGTCCTCCAAGGCCTAAAGCTATTGAAATGGCACGCGTGGTCGACCGTGGTATCCGTGAATCAGGCGCAATTGATTTAAACAAGTTGTGTATTACGGAAGGAGAAGAGGTCTGGATGGTCTTTTTAGACGTCCATGTCTTAAACGACTGCGGAAACCTGCTGGATGCAGCATCACTTGGTGCAATTGCAGCTCTCATGACAGCAACAATCCCGGCAGAACGCGAAGGCCGTGGAGAGGATACGAAGATGCCTATTCGTGAGATGCCTGTATCACTTACCTTCGTTAATGTTGGTGGTGAGTATTTCATTGATGCAAGCAACAACGAGGAGTCGATCTGTGATACAAAGGTCACTATCGTTTCCAATCAGGATGGTTCGATCTGTGCAATGCAGAAGAGCGGCGCAGGCTCACTTTCAGAGGCAAAGTTCCTGGAAGCTGTTGAAAAATCACGTGAAATAGGCGCTAAGATAAGGGAGGAATACCTCCTTAACATATGAGTTTGATCGATGCTCATCGTAGCAGTTCATGACGATTTATCCGATCATTATAAGCTCGATTATTAAGGAATCCACATCAAGGAGACGATTATAATGGCAAAAAAATACACGAAGAAAGGACGTGTGTCCCGGTCTGCAGGAAGGTTCGGCACACGCTATGGTAGAAGAGACCGTAAGTTGGTTGCGGATCTTGAAGAAAAGATGCACATGCCACACAAGTGTGCAAACTGTGCACGCCTGACTGTAAAGAGAGTTGGGACTGGCATCTGGAAATGTAAAAAGTGTGGATATACCTTTGCAGGTGGCACATACCTTCCAACTACTACAGTAGGTAGTACTGTAATGAGGTCTGTTAAGAAAGCCACTGAACAGGTTGAGTAATCATATGGACTACAAGTGCACTCGATGCAAGCGCCCAGTCGAGATCGACTATGAGTATACAGGTATCCGCTGCCCTTATTGTGGACACAGGATCCTTGTAAAGGAAAGGCCGCAGGCATCGATCAAAACAGTCAAAGCCGAGTAAGAAGTCATGTTGATAACTTCTTCTCGCAAACCTTCTGCCAATACTCGCACTTTGTGTAAGTATTTGGCATCATTTTTTAATTGTGCATATTTGACCCGGGGTAAAATGGGTCTTGCTGATGTTATATCATGTTCCGACGATAGTAATGTATTAGTCGTTGGTGATTATCATGGAAGTCCCGGAAGCCTCATGTTCTACGATAAAGATGGAGCAGAGCTTTTGTCCATTCGTTTGAGCATTTTCTATCCGGATGGCTACAAATTTTCTAACCTAAAATCCATGGAACCTGTTCTAATGGGGGATAGTGAACTTGGAAATATGCTGTCATTTTACTTTGGCATTCCTCAGTATGAATGTGATGGGATAGCAAAGTGCATCCGTGTGGAAGATGACAGGATGGAGTTCCTTTATTCAGGCAGTTTACTATTCAGACTCAACGTAAAGAGCTACAGGGTACCGGAGGTAGCTGATTGAAGCTATTTTCGGAATCTGTTATAATGATGGATGATGCCGAAGCTGTCTACCGGTCTATTCTGCCTGAGCTGGAGACCACTGTAACTGACAGGTCTTCTGTCAATGTAGGGGTCAGGAATTCTTCTCTCGTGATGCGCGTAAGTGCCGATGATATAATTTCCATGCGTTCCACATTGAATACGTGGCTCCGCCTTGTGCAGATCGCACATGATATCTGTGTGGTCGGCAAGAATGCCTGTAAAGGTATATGAGATGCCTGCTTTTTGTTTTACCTTGTTTCATGATAGAAACATTAAAATCATTTCAGGTTTATTGACTGGTCAGGTGAAACCAAAATGAGTTCAGAAATACCCCCACAAGTACAGAACCAGCTTGCACAATTGCAGCAGGTTCAGCAGCAGGCGCAGTCTCTTGCAATGCAGAAGAACCAGATGGCTTCTATGCAGAAAGAGTCCGAAATGGCGCTTGAG
This genomic interval carries:
- a CDS encoding rRNA maturation protein — its product is MLITSSRKPSANTRTLCKYLASFFNCAYLTRGKMGLADVISCSDDSNVLVVGDYHGSPGSLMFYDKDGAELLSIRLSIFYPDGYKFSNLKSMEPVLMGDSELGNMLSFYFGIPQYECDGIAKCIRVEDDRMEFLYSGSLLFRLNVKSYRVPEVAD
- the rrp41 gene encoding exosome complex exonuclease Rrp41, which gives rise to MSDKPEKFIDENGIRLDGRRVDEIRPMTVEMGVLSRADGSCYLEWGNNKVLAAVYGPRELHPRRLQRPGEALVRYRYNMAAFSVEDRIRPGPSRRSTEISKVSGEAFEPVVMKQFYPSAVIDVFAEVLQADAGTRTAAINAATLALVDAGIPMKGLVAACAVGKVDGQLVIDLNKPEDNYGDADLPIAMTEDGEITLLQMDGNLTVEEINKGVEMVKAGCEQIFAIQKAALLEKFGTAEEDEVLEDAGLQAEISSEENVSEAVEEVEELVEEAAAEETEVPEDEEVEEAETMFEEDVAEFEDDEEENGEELEVVVTEVSEEEITSESEDIESNEEEGDKYEQ
- the rrp42 gene encoding exosome complex protein Rrp42, which encodes MSNEAVSRLKKDFIFNLALKGQREDGRAFDEMRDIKLETNVIDKAEGSAKVCYGDTQVIVGVKLQVGTPFPDSADKGVIITSMELNPIASPDFEAGPPRPKAIEMARVVDRGIRESGAIDLNKLCITEGEEVWMVFLDVHVLNDCGNLLDAASLGAIAALMTATIPAEREGRGEDTKMPIREMPVSLTFVNVGGEYFIDASNNEESICDTKVTIVSNQDGSICAMQKSGAGSLSEAKFLEAVEKSREIGAKIREEYLLNI
- a CDS encoding KEOPS complex subunit Pcc1, which translates into the protein MKLFSESVIMMDDAEAVYRSILPELETTVTDRSSVNVGVRNSSLVMRVSADDIISMRSTLNTWLRLVQIAHDICVVGKNACKGI
- a CDS encoding DNA-directed RNA polymerase subunit P, translated to MDYKCTRCKRPVEIDYEYTGIRCPYCGHRILVKERPQASIKTVKAE
- a CDS encoding 50S ribosomal protein L37ae translates to MAKKYTKKGRVSRSAGRFGTRYGRRDRKLVADLEEKMHMPHKCANCARLTVKRVGTGIWKCKKCGYTFAGGTYLPTTTVGSTVMRSVKKATEQVE